A window of Fusarium falciforme chromosome 1, complete sequence genomic DNA:
GAGGCGACAAAGTCTGCCTAGCATCACGACCCAGCACGTCGCTGGAGCTCAAGGTGACGGCTATGGTGCACATGCCCGGACTTACCCGCCGCCTGGCGCGCGACCGGGCTCGGGAGGGCTTTTCCCTCCGAACGTGAGCCAGCAGCAAAACCAAGCGGGCTCCAATGCCTCACAGAATGTGGCCAACAATTTGGCCGCCCATACAGCCAGCACCAACATCTCGTCGTTGCCCGTTACGGCGGCCAACGCAAACATGTATTCACAGGCGGGGATTACAGAGAGTCCCAAGCCTTTGAGCCCCGGAGTTCAAGGTCATGATGGCAACAACCTGGTGCGGCAGCGCTCGCCCAGCTTGACGCAGCAGCTTCAGCAACAGCAATTTGGACGCCGGACATCGGACCTACAATCACCTCACAGCACGCAGCCTCGGCCCAAGCTTCCCGGGCTGTCACATCCTGAATTTGCCGCGCCCGGCTCCGCCGGCTTCTCCCACACCCGGAGCGGGAGCGGCGCCGCGCCCATCAACGAGAGCAACATGTTCGCACAGAGCGACCCTAGTGTTTGGGCTTACATCCAAACACTGGAGGAGAGGGTCAAGACTCTGACGGATAAGGTTACTACTCTGGATCATGTGGTGGCAGACTTGAAGCAACAGATGGAGACACGCGACGccgcggcagcagcagcggcggtCAAGGCGTAGCGCGAGGTGACTTCAAAGCGTTGACgcatctttttttccttgttGCAGGGCATACTAAGACGACCTTCGTTTTCTACCCTTGAGATTATTCGGCATGGTGCTCAGGGAGGCGTTATAGGTTTTGGGAATTTGGTTCAGTGGATGGTAGGGACCTCCACTTCAAAAGAAAGGACTTGGGATGTTTATGAACTGGTTGTCGTATTGTTACTGTACCATACATgcattgttgctgttgttgctgttgatgtTATTGATTGCTCTCAGATAGTGTGCCTCGTGGCTGCACCCAATTGGGACGGTAGGAGAAAGGTGTGCAAAGTCATGATGCTTTGTATATAGAGAATCCACCAAGCCGTTGGCTGACCCCATGGATACAAAGGCGGGATGGTATAACAGGGTCGAATTAGGGGCGAAGGGAATGGATCCCCTGGCAGGGTCCGGGAGGGAGAGCTGAGATAAGAAATTCTCGGCATGCATGGCAGGCTCGGTCCGATGTTGTCTATAATGTTCTAATATAGGTTCACTTCTTTGCAGGTGCTTCTGTTTGTGTTGAAGAGTGAGTGACACGAGTGAATGAATCGAGCCTGTACCGAGGCTGGAGGGAATGGCTGGGTTGACACGGACCAACGACACTGTATACAAGGCGAGGGCAGCGGAACCCGTACCGTAGAGTAACGTACCATGCCGGATGGGGAGGGAAGCTTCTGACTTCACGTGTCGAAGCCCACGAGTGCGACGTCATCGTCCATAAGGAAGCTGTGCGTATTCGGCATGTTTGACGGATGAAGCATCCATGAAACCAACTGCCTGGCCCCCCTTCATCCATCCAAACCGTGGTATAATGGCGCCTGATGCTCGTGCCATTGTCGCTGCATCTGGACATTGACTTTGCTTTCATCTTCTCTCGTCGCTTCCGTTGCCGTGACGTGGCCGTGCTGTGTTTTTGACGCAGTCCGCACCGACTTTATCTAGGACCTCGACCCCCCCACCTAAGAAACCATCTATCTCGACGCGCAGGCAACAGACATCATGGCGAGTCCCGAGGTCGACGGCGGTATTTCTATCGAGAATGGTGAGTTTGCGATTGTCCCGCGTACGACGTGATCTGTGTGAGCCATGCGCTCGTCCAACTGCAGGCGAATGGAGCAGATCGTATCATAGGCCCAAGGCGTCTGCAAGCTGGCATCGAACATGAGCCTCAACGCCATGCCTTTGAATTGACCATTGAATATACGGAATCGAGACGCTAACGGCTTTGCAGGCGCTCAGCCATCCGAGACGAACGAGAAGGTTACAACCATTCCCAACCCAGAGTCAAACGAACCGACCGAGCCGGAGCAACCGGAAACCCGGGAGGAAGATGCCACCGCAGATAACGTATGCGCCACCTGCAACACGACAGCTGGAGTGCTTGGACTGACTAGTCGGCAATAGGGGAATCTAGCAAGACCCGAGATGGAGGACGGCGGCGACCTTCAGTCGACCATATCCACCAGCAACGGCGATTTCGACGACGTGACACTTTCTCCATCCAATGGAGCAACCAAGAGTTACGCCGCCGTCGCTGGCGGGAAGGACGAGAAGGATACCAGATATGACGAAGACTGGTCTTACCCAAAGTTGCCCATCATCGCCGAGTCGCAGCGACGTGAGCGGGCGAACTGGCGCGCTGGAGGAATTCGATTTGCTCCCCTACGCGTGCCAATGGCACGGCGATTACAAACGGCAGCAGTGCTCTTCCACTGCATGTCTATCATCCTCTTGGTTTCCATCTTCTGGCTGATCTGCGCCAACCCTCTGACCTGGCCTATTCTTGTTCCATACCTCATCCACCTCACTCTCTCGACAGCAGCAAGCAATGGGCGTCTGTCGTACCGATCGGAATGGTTCCGCAGCCTGCGACTGTGGAAGCTCTTTACTGGATACTTCCCCATGAAGTTGCACAAGACGTTTGACCTGCCCGCCGACAGGAAATACATCTTTGGCTACCATCCTCATGGTATTATCTCTCATGGAGCTTGGGGAGCTTTTGCTACCAATGCCCTTGGGTTCAGAGAGCTGTTCCCTGGCATTACCAACACTCTACTTACTCTCGACTCCAACTTCCGCCTTCCCTTCAACCGTGACTGGATTCTGTGGATGGGTCTGCAGTCTGTTTCCAAGGAGTCGATCTGGAACATGTTGACCAAGGGTGGCCCCAATAACGACGGTCAAGGACGTGCGGTTACTATTGTCGTGGGAGGTGCCCGAGAGTCGCTCGAAGCTCAGCCGGGGACTCTTCGTCTAATTCTTAAGGGGCGAAAGGGCTTTGTCAAGATGGCGCTTCGCACAGGAGCTGACCTTGTCCCCGTCATTGGATTCGGTGAGAACGATCTTTACGACCAGCTCAGCCCCAAGACGCACCCGATTGTGCACCGGATGCAGATGATCTTCCTCAAGGTCTTCAAGTTCACCGTGCCAGCTCTTCACGGACGAGGCGTGCTCAACTATGACGTTGGACTCATGCCGTATCGACGACCGGTCAATATTGTCATTGGGCGCCCGCTCCGGGTTGAGAGGCCTCATGGACCTCAGCCGGCACAGGAGGACATTGATGAGCTTCACGAGCGCTACATTCGAGAGGTTGAGAAGTTGTGGGAGGCATATAAGGATCAGTTTTCTCCTGATCGAAAGGCTGAGATGGAGATTTTTGCCTAATTTTCATGGTGTACTTGTCTGAACGGCGGTTTTATATGTCTGATGCTGGGATAGGTAAGGAAGGAAAATGGAGGCTTGGATTCTGGAGGTGGGACTGACTGTTCCCGTATTTCATATGTGTTGAATTAGGCGTTTCTGTACGAAAGGCGAGGCCTCGTTATGGCTTCTTTTGGATCTTGAATGGTCAGGAATACGGTAGAAATTGATACTCTTGAAGTTCAACGCGAGTCTAACAATCCGAGGTCACATGATTTCGTGCTTGGTAATTCAGGAGGCATCGCGTCAATCGCGTCACACAGTATGGGCACTGCAAATTGCCCTTTCCATCAACTTCGAAAAATAAAACTTGATCGATTGCTTCATCAGCGTTGGAAAACCGCTCAGAGTCTTTCTCCGGGACTGTGACGACTTTGTAACCTACAATGGCCCGTACATCTCTGCGCAAAAGACAGGCAGTCAGCTACAACgaagacgacaacgacgacgagatgcCGAAGGTGACCAAGGCCGTCGCGGCCGCGGGCAAGGCGATTGACAAGACAAAGGGAACCATCGCGAAGGCTGTAACCAAGCGAAAGGCCGAGCCGGAACCAGAGATTGAcgcgccggcgccggcggcaAAGGtgaccaagaagcgcaagaccaagaaggaggaagactCTACGCCGCTCGCGGATCGGACGGCTGTCTCTTCGCTCAAGCCTGCTATGCACATTGGTGCTCACGTCAGTGCCGCAGGAGGTTCGTAATCTGACTCTGTTTCTGCTCGATTCACACGCTGATCGAATATCGTCCATAGGTGTACAAAACTCTGTCACCAACGCCATCCACATCGGCGCCAACGCCTtcgccctcttcctcaagTCGCAGCGCAAATGGACCAACCCTCCCCTCGACCCCTCAGCCAAGAGCCAGTTCATCTCGCAATGCAAGCACCACGGCTACAGCGCCGCCGAGCACGCCCTCCCGCACGGCTCGTACCTGGTCAACCTAGCACaggccgacgaggaaaaGGCTAACCAGGCGTACACCAGCTTCCTTGATGACCTCAACCGATGCGAGCAGCTGGGCATTCGACTTTACAACTTCCATCCCGGGTCGACGGGCGGCGACAGCAGAGCTGCTGCGATTGGACGTATCGCGGCGCAGTTGAACAAGTCTCATAAGGCCACCAAGACAGTTATAACTGTTCTTGAGAACATGGCGGGGAGTGGCAATGTCATTGGGTCGACCTGGGAGGATTTGAGAGACATCATCGCCTTGgtcgaggacaaggagcGAGTGGGCGTCTGTATCGATACTTGTCATGCCTTTGCTGCTGGGCATGACTTGCGGACACCCGAAGCTTTCAAAAAGACTATCGACTCTTTCAACGATATCGTCGGCCACAAGTACCTCAAGGCCTTCCACCGTAAGCGTCCCCTTGCCCCTCTCTCCTGGAATCAACTAACAACTTCCAGTCAACGACAGCAAAGCCCCCTTCAACTCCAACCGGGACCTCCACGCCAACATCGGCACCGGCTTCCTCGGCCTGCGTGCCTTCCACAGCATAATGAACCACGCCCCCTTCGCCGGCATGCCCATGGTGCTCGAGACTCCCATCGACCGGCCAGGGTCCGACGGCAAGCCCGTTGAGGACAAGAAAGTCTGGGCCGACGAGATCAAGCTCCTTGAGTCGCTCGTGGGCATGGACGCCGAGAGCGAAGAGTTCAAGCAGCTGGAGGAAGAGTTGCAGGAAAGGGGGGAGGCGGAGAGGAATAAGATACAAGACCAGGTCGACCGCAAAGCCGTCAAGGATGCGAAGAAGGGGACGAGGGGGAAGAAGggggcaaagaagaagaaggacgagtcCGATGAGAGCGAGTAAAGGAATGAGTGCTGATGGTTGACAGGGAGGATCATAGATATGGATGAAGCTATCTAGACATACAAGTAGGTACTTGTATCATAATGTAATACACTGTACTATCTCTTACCTGAACTCACCTCACGGCGCGTGGTTAATTCCATAGTACTCACTGTTTCTCAATAGTGACGAGTGGTCATGTCCAAGGAGAACTATGAAATGTGACCACATTGATGGAAAGACAAAAACAAGAACCTGCTGCCACTGCCATACTACTATCAAGTTGGATAACTAGCAGAAAGGTATGGCATACATCGCCCTGACGCCCGCTGTCTTTGGGCTTGATATTGTGAATCGTCAGAATGGCTTCAAGCGGGCAGATGGCAAGAACCTATTTGGACTCACGAACAGACCACCATAAGTATCAAACAACGTAATATACTCATAACAATGCATTTGCAAATAAACGGGTATTCTCATCGCGCGTACAAAACTCCCAAGCAAAACTCAAGCCAAAGGTCTAGAACCACCAATGCCTCCCTTCACCACTCCAGCTTTAATCCTAGGGGATGCCGGACACAACATGATCCAACGCCAGGCCATGAATCGTAACAAGACAAAGTCACACGCAAGTCAAAAATCTACTTGCGGTTCTTGGAAAACGAAGCCTCCAACTTCCCCATCAAACTCTTCAGCCCGACGCCTCTCTCGCAGTTGGCCTCTAGCCACTTCTCCATGCGCTCCCTCACGCTCTTCATCGACTTGAGAACAGGCATCTTgccgccctcctcgcctcccGCCTCGGCAGCTGCACCGGGGTTGAGCAGAAGCTCGAAGCAGTCGGACCAGAGATCCGTCTGCCAATATCGCTTGAGGCTCTCGCGAACCTTGTACCGTCTGCCAGACTTGCCCAGCCCGCCCTGGTCACAGCGCATCGTCTCGATGTACTTGCCAAAGAGCAAAGTGTGGATGATGCCAGCGAGACCGTGGTAGTCAATCTGCCATGTCCATGGACGGCCTTCTCGCATCTCGGCGCAGTCTTGAGCGCTCGTCTTCCAGTCAGCGATGAACTCGACATCGGGCACGAAAGCACGCATGTCGATGCCTCGTCCAAAGTCGATGAGAACTACACCCCGCGAAGACCAACCACCGCTGCCATCAGCCTTCCACTGGCTTGATAGGGGCTCTTCGCTCATGAGAGCGTCCAGACGCAAGAGACAGTTGTCGGCCTTCAGATCACCATGTAGCAGACTCTTGGAGTGAAGAGCCTCTACCGTTCGGAGGAGTTCGATGGTGAAGAACATGGCCATCTGCTCATCCATAACGGCAGAAGGCTCAGCTCGGAAGAAATTGACCACATCAAGTAGTGTGCCATGAGGGTGGTATGGCAGGAAGAGGAATCCCTCGTCTTGGTACAGATGCATCTCATGTGCGTACGACATGGAGGCCGAGGCACGGTGCTGAGGGCCCAAGCGAGTGTGAGCTAGACGCATAATATGGAACTCCCATGGTGAAGGCGGTGTCTCCATCTTGAGTGCTTCAACTTCGTTGCGGTGGTTGACAGCAAAAGCGCCCTTGCCCATCGTGGGAATGGCATTCTCGTCATTCTCGTCACCTTCAGGGGCCGAGTTCTCCACCAGGTAGACAGGTGCGaaagctccagctccgagtTCCTTCTTGACCGTGTACGTCGCGTGAGTATCGGGGAATTCGATCACGACTGGGCTGGTAATAGGCCCAGTCCTGTCGCCCGACTTGTTGGCTTTAGTGAGGGCCTTGGCAAACTTGCGAATTTCGTTGCCCCTTTCGTACCTCTCCTGTCGGTGGTCGTAGAATCCAGAGTAGGCGCTCAACGGCGGCAGCATCTTGGTGATGATTTCAGCCCGAATGGATTCATCAACAGGGTTACACTGTATATCCTTGATGATGGGACCCTTGGGAGGGAGGGGCTTTGAGGGAATCGACTTTCCCAAAGGCCCAATGGACTTGGGAGCCAGAGGAACCGACATCTTGGGAGCAGGGCGAGCTTCGTGCACTATCTCGCGCAGTGGGCTGCTCAGGGGCTCAAGATATGaggcctcctcatcatccaccaACATTGAGTTGTCCTTCTTGCAAGGCGTCTTGTACTCGTTGCGTTCCACCGTCACGTCAAGAGATGCCTCGGTCCTCTCTGTGATGGGTGTCATAAACGGCAATCGGTTGTTGGCCACCTCAGCCGGGTCCCTATACGGTCGAGTTGGTGGCTCGTAGTCTTCAGGGGGGATAGGGATGAAGCTCGTCCGTGTCATGGGGGGGAACTCTTCTGTCACTGGAgtctcgagctcctcaacatcttctccttcctcggcatcctcagTTCGGTCCTGTCGATCAGAGTTGTCGAAAGCCTCATATGGTTCTTGCTCTGTCACTGGTGCACTTGTATCGATGAGATCAGATGCCTGGGTGTCGTTGCGTTCGCCGTcacgctcctcctcgtcatcgtccccATCCTCATTAAGGTTGGGAATGTGTCTTCTTGTTGAAAAGTCAGACCACTCGCTGACACTCTTCGCATCAGAGGTCTCATCGTCACCGGCTTCACTGGGCTCGATCTGCCTGGTTGTTCCGGTGCTCTCCACGTCAGTCGTGTAGTTGTCGTCACTCTCgtaatcatcatcatcgtaggcgctctcttcatcatcctggCCGGCAGGCTTCAGGGGGGCATTGAAAATATCGTAGATCTCATCAGTGGCGGCTTTGGTATGGATCGTCATGGTGGGCTCCGAggtgttcttcttctttagcTTGGGTCTTGACGGGGAATCAAGCTTTGCCTTGACTGTTGAATGGTtagatgatggagagggagGCTGATGTGAGAACACTTACTGATCTGAGTCTCGTTGACTTCAatcaccttcttcttcttgcccccTCGTGGTCCTCGAGGCTGCTCCATGGCCCTGCCGTTCTCATCATACTGCACAGTATCTTTATGAATCACCAGCTTGGCAGAACGGTCTTGATGAATGACTAGCTTGCCAGCAGGAGGATCTTTATGGATCATCAGCCTGTCAGCAGAAACCTGATGGATCATCAGCTTGTCGGCAGGATCCTGGTGAATCACCAGTTTCTCCCCGACTCCCTTGCTGATTTCTTCAATCTCAACAAGAGGAGCAATAGGCTCAGGGACCAGATTCTCGTCAACagactcctcctcccagcTGTGATCAAGCCATCCTCGATTAGCAGCCATGATCTCCTCGAAGCTTAGCTCAGTGCCAAGCTCCTCTGGAGTTGGGTAAATTGCAGCAAGGTCAACAAACACGCGCTCCTTTTTGCCCGTATGGGGGTGAACTGAGACTTGATGTTGTGAAGGAACAACAACAATATTCTGTATTTGTGAAAGAGACTATTGAACCAACGCCGAATAAACCATTTATTAGTTCTATGACTATCAATATTTTGGGCGGTTTAAGGAAAGAGAGAGGAACTTACCGGATCCCTAAAGATCGACATCTTGGGAGCAgcgctcttcttccccccTGCTTGGAGAGTCTCGCCAGCCCAGGGCTTGGCCTCCACAGCGTTCTCCTTCTTACGATCCGCGAGCGAACCGATGGTATCCCAGCCCTTAGAGCCAGCCGCTCTTGTGGACATGGCAGATGGCTTGGCATCAGCATCCGAGAAGATGGCTAGCTTGGATTTATTAGGCTTCGATGCTCCACCGCTTGTTGGCCGAGGGGCTTGGGGATCTGCTGCCCGCGCAGCTGCGAATGGATCGACCTTGGCTGCAAGAGCTGGTCGGACAGTGGGCAGAGCCGGCGATGAGGGCTCGTCCATGACGTCTGGCTGCTGGGCAACTCGCTCCTCAAACTCCTTGAACTTGCGCAAGAGTCGCTGAACCGGCCGGGCCTCGCGCTCGATACCCAGTTTGTATACCTCTTCAGCCTGAGCCCATCGTCCAGCACCCTCAAGCCACGCCGCGTACTCTTCGTAGAAGAGAGCAAGGGACTCTCCGATACCGTGTCGGGACAAGAACATGTATGTCTCGCGCGGGGCATCAGAGAAAAAGTGGATGTAGTGAACCCAGAGCTTGAGGTATCTAGGGTCGTTCTTATACTGCGCTGAGCCAATGAAGGCCTTTGTCGCGCGCTCAAGAAGAGTGTGAAGCTGTGATTGTGGTGTTGCTTGCGCCGAGGGGTAGGCATCTAGGGTCCATCGAACGTAGCGCTCGAAGACGTCGAGGGGGTCGTCCGACTCGGCGAGGttctcaacctcggcctCAAATTCGGCTCGGATGCAGTCGTGCACATTTCGTGTGTCGGAAGGTGTTGGTGTCGAGAGTTTATGAAGGGGTGAGGGCGAGTAGAGTTGAGCCAGTTTCTTTGCTGAACGACCGCCAGGCAAGGACTGAATGTTCTCCTTTTGCCCTTCGATTAGGTTAAAGTCGATAAGATCTTCTGAGGCTGACATGATGGGTTAGTATTTCCTCAGATGAGGTTCGCTTTTGGATGGGCGGCTCTCAAAATCGGCGATGTTGTTATGGATAAAGTGAATCTCAAACAATCCCACTTGGCGGTGTTGATGTTATCTGTTATCGTAATGCGCCAAAAGGCAGCGTTGCCT
This region includes:
- a CDS encoding Diacylglycerol O-acyltransferase produces the protein MASPEVDGGISIENGAQPSETNEKVTTIPNPESNEPTEPEQPETREEDATADNGNLARPEMEDGGDLQSTISTSNGDFDDVTLSPSNGATKSYAAVAGGKDEKDTRYDEDWSYPKLPIIAESQRRERANWRAGGIRFAPLRVPMARRLQTAAVLFHCMSIILLVSIFWLICANPLTWPILVPYLIHLTLSTAASNGRLSYRSEWFRSLRLWKLFTGYFPMKLHKTFDLPADRKYIFGYHPHGIISHGAWGAFATNALGFRELFPGITNTLLTLDSNFRLPFNRDWILWMGLQSVSKESIWNMLTKGGPNNDGQGRAVTIVVGGARESLEAQPGTLRLILKGRKGFVKMALRTGADLVPVIGFGENDLYDQLSPKTHPIVHRMQMIFLKVFKFTVPALHGRGVLNYDVGLMPYRRPVNIVIGRPLRVERPHGPQPAQEDIDELHERYIREVEKLWEAYKDQFSPDRKAEMEIFA
- a CDS encoding AP-endonuc-2 domain-containing protein, with product MARTSLRKRQAVSYNEDDNDDEMPKVTKAVAAAGKAIDKTKGTIAKAVTKRKAEPEPEIDAPAPAAKVTKKRKTKKEEDSTPLADRTAVSSLKPAMHIGAHVSAAGGVQNSVTNAIHIGANAFALFLKSQRKWTNPPLDPSAKSQFISQCKHHGYSAAEHALPHGSYLVNLAQADEEKANQAYTSFLDDLNRCEQLGIRLYNFHPGSTGGDSRAAAIGRIAAQLNKSHKATKTVITVLENMAGSGNVIGSTWEDLRDIIALVEDKERVGVCIDTCHAFAAGHDLRTPEAFKKTIDSFNDIVGHKYLKAFHLNDSKAPFNSNRDLHANIGTGFLGLRAFHSIMNHAPFAGMPMVLETPIDRPGSDGKPVEDKKVWADEIKLLESLVGMDAESEEFKQLEEELQERGEAERNKIQDQVDRKAVKDAKKGTRGKKGAKKKKDESDESE